A section of the Arcobacter roscoffensis genome encodes:
- a CDS encoding Bax inhibitor-1/YccA family protein — protein MYNRDYLSNESSHHTQESSQAQLMSFLKATYQLFAGSMLAATAGAYIGLGIVHLLMGPVKWVLFAVELALIFFVIPKTKHIPGVNLAVLFGFTFISGLTIAPLLASIMNMPGGASIVGQAFLMTSVAFGGISMFAMTTKRDFSSMGKFLMIALIIAIVGAIANIFIGSPILQLFISGGIALLMCAFILYDTQNIIKGLYDSPVEAALSLYLSFFNLFVSLLQILGIMNSSDD, from the coding sequence ATGTATAATAGAGATTATCTATCAAACGAAAGCTCTCATCATACACAAGAATCATCACAAGCGCAGCTGATGAGTTTCTTAAAAGCTACATACCAGTTATTTGCAGGTTCTATGTTAGCTGCAACAGCTGGTGCATATATAGGTTTAGGAATTGTTCATTTGTTAATGGGTCCTGTTAAATGGGTTTTATTCGCAGTTGAACTAGCATTAATTTTCTTTGTTATTCCAAAAACTAAACATATTCCAGGTGTTAACTTAGCCGTATTATTTGGATTTACTTTTATTTCTGGTTTAACAATTGCTCCATTATTAGCATCAATTATGAATATGCCTGGTGGTGCTTCTATTGTAGGTCAAGCATTTTTAATGACTTCTGTTGCATTTGGTGGAATTTCTATGTTCGCTATGACAACTAAAAGAGATTTCTCTTCTATGGGTAAATTCTTAATGATTGCATTAATTATTGCTATTGTTGGTGCTATAGCTAATATTTTTATTGGTTCACCGATTTTACAACTATTTATCTCTGGTGGTATTGCTTTATTAATGTGTGCGTTTATTTTATATGACACACAGAACATTATTAAAGGTTTATATGACTCTCCAGTTGAAGCTGCTTTATCTTTATACCTAAGTTTCTTTAACTTATTTGTATCTTTATTACAAATTTTAGGAATTATGAATAGTAGTGATGACTAA
- a CDS encoding response regulator gives MKRVDFFKLLTVIYVEDDTSVREYTSEAIKDLFKELYTAKNGQEAIEIYDSLVEKKQRVDVIISDINMPKLNGIELLKEIRTKNEDLPFIFTTAFTEEKYLLEAITHNATEYILKPIDIRNLIDKIYKASHSFHQQDTIIKQKKELEKYLNAIDNVAIVSKTDTKGKIKFANDIFCKMAQYSIDELYGKPHNIVRHPDMPKAAFENLWKTIKSGETWQGKVKNRAKDGSAYYVNATIIPIFDDFGDEIIEYVGIRFLTTNDELEKREFKKKVLQNIQETKKQHLSSQKRIKLLEEQLTTYTNIDLSSLNKDIFDLKQKCDSQNIQLNYYEDELKNLKDKNSNITTTANTKVKKASVIAINLKNENTKLQEENKILKKEIEMKKKVLIDLEQRLTQKNKYIEDLKDVINFKEKELGEVN, from the coding sequence ATGAAAAGAGTTGATTTTTTTAAGTTATTAACAGTGATTTATGTGGAAGATGATACTTCAGTTAGAGAATATACAAGTGAAGCTATAAAAGACCTTTTTAAAGAGCTTTACACTGCCAAAAATGGACAAGAAGCTATTGAAATTTATGATAGCTTAGTCGAAAAAAAGCAAAGGGTTGATGTCATCATAAGTGACATTAATATGCCTAAACTTAATGGAATAGAATTACTAAAAGAAATCAGAACAAAAAATGAAGATTTACCCTTTATTTTTACTACAGCTTTTACAGAAGAGAAGTATTTGCTTGAAGCTATAACTCATAATGCAACAGAGTATATTTTAAAACCAATAGATATTAGAAACTTAATAGATAAAATATATAAAGCTTCTCACTCTTTTCATCAGCAAGACACTATTATTAAACAGAAAAAAGAGTTAGAAAAATATCTAAATGCAATTGACAATGTTGCAATAGTATCAAAGACAGATACTAAAGGAAAAATTAAATTTGCAAATGATATTTTTTGTAAAATGGCTCAATACTCAATAGATGAGTTATATGGAAAACCTCATAATATTGTAAGGCATCCTGATATGCCAAAGGCTGCTTTTGAAAATTTATGGAAAACAATAAAAAGTGGTGAAACTTGGCAAGGAAAAGTTAAAAACAGAGCGAAAGATGGAAGTGCTTATTATGTAAATGCAACAATTATTCCAATTTTTGATGATTTTGGAGATGAAATTATAGAGTATGTAGGGATTAGATTTTTAACTACAAATGATGAGTTAGAAAAAAGAGAGTTTAAAAAGAAAGTTCTTCAAAATATTCAAGAAACAAAAAAACAACATTTAAGTAGTCAAAAAAGAATAAAGCTTTTAGAAGAGCAGTTAACCACATATACAAATATAGATTTAAGTTCTTTAAATAAAGATATATTTGATTTAAAACAAAAGTGCGATTCTCAAAATATACAGTTAAATTATTATGAAGACGAACTAAAAAACTTAAAAGACAAAAATTCAAATATCACAACTACAGCAAATACTAAAGTTAAAAAAGCTTCAGTAATCGCAATAAATTTAAAAAATGAAAATACAAAATTACAAGAAGAGAATAAAATTTTGAAAAAAGAAATAGAAATGAAGAAAAAAGTCTTAATTGATTTAGAGCAAAGACTGACTCAAAAGAATAAATATATTGAAGATTTAAAAGATGTAATAAACTTTAAAGAAAAAGAGCTAGGTGAAGTGAATTAA
- a CDS encoding thiamine-phosphate pyrophosphorylase: MNSNKLRLIDANLNRLREGIRVVEDIFRYIYNDKDTAIKLKTLRHLARTDNYTELLETRDVKNDVLRSSIKSEQNRDDLYSILIANFKRAQESSRVLEEFTKLTSIDDSENFKYIRYELYNLETVLTKITSNSK, from the coding sequence ATGAACTCAAATAAACTAAGACTAATCGATGCTAATCTAAATAGACTACGTGAAGGTATTCGTGTGGTTGAAGATATCTTCAGATATATTTATAATGACAAAGATACTGCTATTAAACTTAAAACTCTAAGACATTTAGCTAGAACAGATAATTATACAGAACTATTAGAAACAAGAGATGTAAAAAATGATGTTCTTAGATCCTCTATTAAAAGTGAACAAAATAGAGATGATTTATATTCAATACTAATAGCTAATTTTAAAAGAGCTCAAGAGAGTTCTCGTGTCCTTGAAGAGTTTACTAAACTAACATCTATAGATGATAGTGAGAATTTTAAATATATAAGATATGAACTTTATAATTTAGAAACTGTTTTAACAAAGATTACTTCAAATTCTAAATAG
- a CDS encoding ABC transporter substrate-binding protein, which yields MGLKRGLCILLFCVIGLFAQESKLDVIKKSNELKVCIWPEYYGISYLDSRTQKLVGIDSDLAKELAKDLNVKLKYVQSSFATLIKDVTNDKCDIAMFAIGNTESRRAKMRFTTPHLSSDIYAITTKTNKRVSSWDDIDKKGIVVAVAKGTYHEPVMKKKLKNADLLVLNSFKARQQEVKAGRADVFMTDYPFGKRMIAQTNWARLITPDSTYHKTPYAWAMAYGNDKFYQRVEQFISDIKKDGRLLDLAKKNGLGPIAKLQ from the coding sequence ATGGGCTTAAAAAGAGGGCTATGTATTTTATTGTTTTGTGTAATTGGGCTATTTGCACAAGAGAGTAAACTTGATGTTATTAAAAAAAGTAATGAACTTAAAGTATGTATTTGGCCAGAGTATTATGGTATTTCATACTTAGATTCAAGAACACAAAAGTTAGTTGGAATTGATAGTGACTTAGCTAAAGAATTAGCTAAAGATTTAAATGTAAAACTAAAATATGTGCAAAGTTCATTTGCTACATTAATAAAAGATGTAACAAATGATAAGTGTGATATTGCAATGTTTGCTATTGGAAATACTGAATCAAGAAGAGCAAAAATGAGATTTACAACTCCTCATTTGTCTAGTGATATTTATGCTATTACTACAAAAACAAATAAAAGAGTAAGTTCTTGGGATGATATAGATAAAAAAGGGATTGTTGTAGCTGTAGCAAAGGGTACTTATCATGAGCCTGTAATGAAAAAGAAACTAAAAAATGCAGATTTACTTGTATTAAATAGTTTTAAAGCACGACAACAAGAAGTAAAAGCAGGTCGAGCGGATGTTTTTATGACAGATTATCCTTTTGGAAAAAGAATGATTGCTCAAACAAACTGGGCTAGGTTAATTACTCCTGATTCAACTTATCACAAAACACCATATGCATGGGCTATGGCTTATGGAAATGATAAGTTTTACCAAAGAGTTGAGCAGTTTATTTCTGATATCAAAAAAGATGGAAGACTTTTAGATTTAGCAAAAAAAAATGGATTAGGACCTATTGCTAAACTTCAATAA
- the pyrE gene encoding orotate phosphoribosyltransferase — MNVEQIYKDADALLEGHFKLSSGNYSNFYLQSAKVLEDPKTAKLLAEALAEQIKTAGIKVDAVCSPALGGLVAGFALATALDVRFIFAERVDGQMTIRRGFEVQEGENYIICEDIITTGGSALEAAKQVENAGGNITAYAALANRGFCSREGSDLDRQDNCKLPLDKPLFALDDFTFKMYTPDECDFKDIAYKPGSRGN; from the coding sequence ATGAATGTAGAACAAATTTATAAAGATGCTGATGCATTATTAGAAGGTCATTTTAAATTAAGTAGCGGTAATTATTCTAATTTTTATTTACAATCTGCGAAAGTTTTAGAAGATCCTAAAACTGCAAAACTTTTAGCTGAGGCTTTAGCTGAACAAATAAAAACTGCTGGTATTAAAGTTGATGCTGTTTGTTCACCTGCTCTTGGTGGATTAGTTGCTGGTTTTGCACTTGCAACTGCTTTAGATGTAAGATTTATTTTTGCAGAAAGAGTTGATGGGCAAATGACTATTAGAAGAGGTTTTGAAGTACAAGAAGGTGAAAACTATATCATTTGTGAAGATATTATTACAACTGGTGGTTCTGCACTTGAAGCCGCAAAACAAGTAGAAAATGCTGGTGGAAATATCACGGCATATGCTGCTTTAGCAAATAGAGGCTTTTGTAGTAGAGAAGGAAGTGATTTAGACAGACAAGACAACTGTAAACTTCCTTTAGATAAACCACTTTTTGCACTTGATGACTTTACATTTAAAATGTATACTCCTGATGAGTGTGATTTCAAAGATATTGCTTATAAACCAGGTAGTAGAGGTAACTAA
- a CDS encoding PAS domain S-box protein — protein MNKTTSLGKTLFLSLIIVVTVVTAIISSLSLLKDEAIKTHLEIAKLHANTLSDQVTQTFNNINLLSSNLISVINTQEEFSTLNSRFNKILYNNPFVRSINILDSNRNIIYSSNELNKGLHIKINDFYPKPLFNQSVLRFGLPWIGRDLIDASNVTHMDSIDKKDLSFIPVLKYFELEQKEFYILIAINSEYFVNRYIENLDNSFAYIDLYRIDGFLLFSSDENISPGTLIKKRNLYNESLKSSQSWGIESFKTKEYITSYKLTNVFPLNIAIRIDVEESLKDWEEKTSNISILIISLVLVSAILVVALIFKYHLEKEVELKFQRKQIKEQKKFQTLFEQTIFLAAIMKRNADLTQVNNKGLEYLQEDLKEALTKKFWELSCWEKEQSEYLKQIILNMDLQAEVFQDEITLKNTRGEKRVLELSLIPLNIDGELELVALGLDITQRKQREEELKQAYIVFQNAHDGIMITNKDTNIINVNSAFEKSTGFSIEDVYMKSPNILQSGIHTNEFYSKMWQELNEFGFWEGDLINKKKNGEVFNEYITISAVYDEEENVKNYIGIFSDTTNQKKQEERLKEQEQLLHQQSKMAAMGEMIENIAHQWRQPLSVISTIATGIKFKKELGIYDEKEEFLELEKINESSQYLSETIEDFRDFLRTDKPKSLFNIINTFDKSLKLISSKFKNREINIHKDIENVSLYGIENELVQVFLNVFNNAKDALENKKIENKILLIEVKEDNSIANIKITDNGGGIKEEIIDRIFEPYFTTKHQSQGTGIGLYMSQEIIVKHMNGKIKCYNTQIEYEGKNYFGACFEISIPMKN, from the coding sequence ATGAATAAAACTACTTCTTTAGGAAAAACACTTTTTCTTTCTTTAATAATAGTAGTAACAGTAGTTACTGCTATTATTTCTTCTTTATCTTTATTAAAAGATGAAGCAATAAAAACGCACCTAGAAATTGCAAAACTACATGCAAATACACTTTCAGATCAAGTGACACAAACTTTTAATAATATAAATTTATTAAGTTCAAATCTTATATCAGTTATTAATACTCAAGAAGAGTTTTCTACTTTAAATAGTAGATTTAATAAAATTTTGTATAACAATCCTTTTGTTAGATCAATTAATATTTTAGACTCAAATAGAAATATTATATATAGTTCAAATGAGCTAAATAAGGGTCTACATATAAAAATAAACGATTTTTATCCAAAGCCTTTATTTAATCAATCTGTTCTAAGATTTGGTTTACCTTGGATTGGTAGAGATTTAATTGACGCATCAAATGTGACACATATGGATAGCATTGATAAAAAAGATTTATCTTTTATTCCTGTACTTAAATATTTTGAGTTAGAACAAAAAGAGTTTTATATTCTTATAGCTATAAATAGTGAATATTTTGTAAATAGATATATTGAAAACCTTGATAACTCTTTTGCATATATTGATTTATATAGAATAGATGGCTTTTTACTTTTTTCTTCTGATGAAAATATAAGCCCTGGTACATTAATAAAAAAAAGAAATCTTTATAATGAATCTTTAAAAAGTTCACAATCATGGGGAATTGAAAGTTTTAAAACAAAAGAATATATCACATCATATAAACTTACAAATGTATTTCCCTTAAATATTGCAATAAGAATTGATGTAGAAGAGTCTTTAAAAGATTGGGAAGAAAAAACTTCTAATATTTCAATTTTAATAATATCACTTGTTCTTGTATCTGCAATTTTAGTTGTAGCATTAATTTTTAAATATCATTTAGAAAAAGAAGTAGAATTAAAATTTCAAAGAAAACAAATCAAAGAGCAAAAAAAGTTCCAAACACTATTTGAACAAACAATTTTTCTTGCTGCAATAATGAAAAGAAATGCAGACTTAACGCAAGTTAATAATAAAGGCTTAGAGTATTTACAAGAAGATTTAAAAGAGGCCTTAACTAAGAAGTTTTGGGAACTTTCATGTTGGGAAAAAGAACAAAGTGAATATTTAAAACAGATTATATTGAATATGGATTTACAAGCAGAAGTATTTCAAGATGAAATCACTTTAAAAAATACAAGGGGTGAAAAGAGAGTACTTGAATTATCTTTAATACCTTTAAATATTGATGGGGAGTTAGAATTAGTAGCTTTAGGTTTAGATATTACTCAAAGAAAACAAAGGGAAGAAGAGTTAAAACAAGCATATATTGTATTTCAAAATGCTCATGATGGAATCATGATTACTAATAAAGATACAAATATTATAAATGTAAATAGTGCTTTTGAAAAATCAACAGGATTTTCAATAGAAGATGTATATATGAAGTCTCCTAATATTCTACAATCAGGTATACATACAAATGAGTTTTATTCAAAAATGTGGCAAGAATTAAATGAGTTTGGATTTTGGGAAGGTGATTTAATTAATAAAAAGAAAAATGGTGAAGTTTTCAATGAATATATTACAATTAGTGCAGTTTATGATGAAGAAGAGAATGTTAAAAACTATATAGGAATTTTTTCAGATACTACTAATCAGAAAAAGCAAGAAGAGAGATTAAAAGAGCAAGAACAACTGCTTCATCAACAATCTAAAATGGCAGCTATGGGAGAGATGATAGAAAATATTGCCCATCAGTGGAGGCAACCTTTATCTGTTATTTCAACTATTGCTACAGGAATTAAGTTTAAAAAAGAGTTAGGTATCTATGATGAAAAAGAAGAGTTTTTAGAACTTGAAAAAATCAATGAATCTTCTCAATATTTATCAGAAACAATTGAAGACTTTAGAGATTTCTTAAGAACTGACAAACCTAAATCCTTATTTAATATAATAAATACCTTTGATAAAAGTTTAAAATTAATTAGTTCAAAATTTAAAAACAGAGAGATAAATATTCATAAAGATATTGAGAATGTTAGTTTATATGGTATAGAAAATGAATTAGTTCAAGTTTTTTTAAATGTCTTTAACAATGCAAAAGATGCTTTAGAAAATAAAAAAATAGAAAATAAAATATTATTAATAGAAGTAAAAGAAGACAACTCAATAGCAAATATTAAAATCACTGATAATGGTGGAGGAATAAAAGAAGAGATTATTGATAGAATTTTTGAACCTTACTTTACTACAAAACACCAATCCCAAGGTACAGGAATAGGACTTTATATGTCTCAAGAAATAATAGTAAAACATATGAATGGTAAAATAAAATGTTATAACACTCAAATTGAGTATGAGGGTAAAAACTATTTTGGAGCTTGTTTTGAAATAAGTATTCCTATGAAGAATTAA
- the frr gene encoding ribosome recycling factor: MLEEIYAETTEHMEKSIEALKRDYKTLRTGKVNTAILDGISIDYYGTPTPLNQIGSVTATDATTIVVNPWEKNLLSDVEKAIQNANIGVNPNNDGDLIKLFFPPMTVEQRQETAKQAKGMTDNAKVAIRNIRKNSNDKVKVLHKDKEVTDDESKKAQEEIQKITDSFVTKADETLKTKEQEILTV; the protein is encoded by the coding sequence ATGTTAGAAGAGATTTATGCTGAAACAACTGAGCATATGGAAAAGTCAATTGAGGCTTTAAAAAGAGATTACAAAACATTAAGAACAGGAAAAGTAAATACTGCTATTTTAGATGGTATTTCTATTGATTATTATGGAACACCAACTCCATTAAACCAAATTGGTTCAGTAACTGCTACAGACGCAACTACTATTGTAGTTAATCCATGGGAAAAAAACCTTTTAAGTGATGTTGAAAAAGCTATTCAAAATGCTAATATTGGTGTAAACCCAAATAATGATGGTGATCTAATCAAATTATTCTTCCCTCCTATGACTGTTGAGCAAAGACAAGAAACTGCTAAGCAAGCTAAAGGTATGACTGATAATGCAAAAGTTGCAATTAGAAATATTAGAAAAAACTCTAATGACAAAGTAAAAGTTTTACATAAAGACAAAGAAGTAACTGATGATGAGAGCAAAAAAGCTCAAGAAGAAATCCAAAAAATTACTGATTCTTTCGTAACTAAAGCTGATGAAACTTTAAAAACAAAAGAACAAGAAATTTTAACGGTATAA
- a CDS encoding methyltransferase, with amino-acid sequence MSIKNEFSKYAKEYQSHNIIQQICAKSLIRELKTKPKKILELGCGSGQVYSQITWDIDFYKAIDFSSSMCQLHPKANNIEVKCYDFDTKEFLEEIKNDTYDVVLSSSALQWSKDLSKIVKHLSLITNEINAVLFTSNTFKSIQEISATKSPILDESSIKKAFSKYFQCEFETIMYKLEFDNKKDLFDYIKKSGVSGGSSNMDFKTAKKLYKEYKLNYLEFEVIFVKTVSKL; translated from the coding sequence ATGTCAATTAAAAATGAATTTTCCAAATACGCAAAAGAGTATCAATCTCACAATATCATCCAGCAAATCTGTGCAAAATCACTAATCAGAGAACTTAAAACAAAACCTAAAAAAATACTAGAATTAGGTTGTGGTTCAGGTCAAGTTTATTCACAAATTACATGGGATATTGATTTTTATAAAGCAATCGATTTTTCTTCATCTATGTGTCAGCTTCATCCAAAGGCTAATAATATTGAAGTAAAATGTTATGATTTTGATACAAAAGAGTTTTTAGAAGAAATAAAAAATGATACTTATGATGTAGTTTTATCTTCATCTGCTTTACAATGGTCAAAAGACTTATCAAAAATTGTAAAACATCTATCTCTTATTACAAATGAAATTAATGCAGTATTATTTACATCAAATACTTTTAAATCAATTCAAGAAATATCAGCTACAAAATCACCGATTTTAGATGAAAGCTCAATAAAAAAAGCATTTTCTAAATACTTCCAATGTGAATTTGAAACAATAATGTATAAATTAGAATTTGATAATAAAAAAGATTTATTTGATTATATAAAGAAATCAGGAGTTAGTGGAGGAAGTTCTAATATGGATTTCAAAACAGCAAAAAAACTTTATAAAGAGTATAAATTAAACTATTTAGAATTTGAAGTAATCTTTGTTAAAACAGTTTCTAAATTATAA
- a CDS encoding MFS transporter, which translates to MQFFNLSAFYFFYFAAVGVYIIFLPKVLHDIGYTAFEIGIIFALAPLMRFATPFLFLKHIKLDQKVFKTALFMSIASSIMFYFTLENFYAFMINNAILGVCLSLILPFLEVSAVKNLGKEKYGKSRLFGSIGFMIISLVLAKFLTQAHIALHYYLATNILTVIFALLLMRSDVEHKAQKISEEFSFLKYWPFWISLFFMQMSFGGFYNFFTIYETEHGISLEMTSYLWSFGVICEILMLYFQAPLLKNNLLNIIKFCVAITVIRWLMLYSYPDSLTITFISQSIHAFSFGLYHSAVIIYLYSLYEDKKLAQQFMYGVAYGLGGFIGAIIAGWVYGEYLFIFSALFALISFGSLFAIKKRVN; encoded by the coding sequence ATTCAATTTTTCAACCTTTCTGCTTTTTACTTTTTTTACTTTGCAGCTGTTGGAGTATATATAATATTCCTACCAAAAGTTCTACATGATATAGGTTATACTGCTTTTGAAATTGGTATAATTTTTGCCCTTGCTCCATTAATGAGGTTTGCTACTCCCTTTTTATTTTTAAAACATATAAAACTTGATCAAAAAGTATTTAAAACAGCTTTATTTATGTCCATTGCAAGCTCTATTATGTTTTATTTTACATTAGAAAATTTTTATGCATTTATGATTAATAATGCTATTCTTGGGGTATGTTTATCTTTGATTCTTCCTTTTTTAGAAGTATCAGCAGTAAAGAACCTAGGAAAAGAAAAATATGGAAAGTCAAGACTATTTGGTTCTATTGGTTTTATGATTATATCACTTGTTTTAGCTAAGTTTTTAACACAAGCACATATTGCACTTCACTATTATTTAGCAACAAATATATTAACTGTAATCTTTGCTTTACTACTTATGCGAAGTGATGTTGAACATAAAGCACAAAAGATTAGTGAAGAGTTTTCATTTTTAAAATACTGGCCTTTTTGGATAAGTCTATTTTTTATGCAAATGAGTTTTGGAGGCTTTTATAACTTCTTTACAATTTATGAAACAGAACATGGAATAAGTTTAGAAATGACATCATACCTTTGGTCTTTTGGTGTTATTTGTGAAATACTAATGCTTTATTTTCAAGCTCCACTTTTGAAGAATAATCTACTTAATATCATAAAATTTTGTGTTGCAATCACAGTTATTAGATGGTTAATGCTTTATTCATATCCTGATTCATTAACTATAACTTTTATTTCACAAAGTATTCATGCCTTTTCTTTTGGGCTTTATCATAGTGCTGTAATTATTTATCTTTACTCTTTATATGAAGATAAAAAGCTAGCTCAACAGTTTATGTATGGGGTAGCATATGGACTTGGAGGCTTTATAGGAGCAATTATTGCAGGATGGGTTTATGGTGAATATCTATTTATTTTTAGTGCACTTTTTGCACTTATTTCTTTTGGAAGTTTATTTGCAATAAAAAAAAGAGTAAATTAA
- the secG gene encoding preprotein translocase subunit SecG, producing the protein MTSTLLIVQLVLAILITIVILLQKSSSIGLGAYSGSNESLFGAKGPANFLSKATMALGLAFVINTVVLGYLYNEQRNQSAIDSVKTDTLIPATPIEKTEQAAPAAPGSAPVVPSNN; encoded by the coding sequence ATGACATCTACACTTCTAATAGTTCAGTTAGTTTTAGCAATTTTAATCACAATTGTAATTTTACTTCAAAAAAGTTCAAGTATAGGTCTTGGAGCTTACAGTGGAAGTAATGAATCATTATTTGGAGCTAAAGGACCTGCTAATTTCTTATCAAAAGCTACTATGGCCTTAGGTCTAGCATTTGTAATTAATACAGTAGTTTTAGGTTACCTATATAATGAGCAAAGAAATCAAAGTGCGATTGATTCAGTTAAAACTGATACATTAATCCCTGCGACACCAATTGAAAAGACTGAACAAGCTGCACCAGCAGCACCAGGTTCTGCACCAGTAGTTCCTTCAAACAACTAA
- a CDS encoding RDD family protein: MAKWRDVKQNKVKQKTNSINNQEKVTTSSCASLGLRLKAFLTDSFLITTPITYIVMYLVLGGGDEFSHNRAFGWTLILGVSATIITFFWYVKFQTPGMKAYGVKIVNEDKQRITFIQAVIRYLATLISMVSIFLMFMPFLHKEKKTFQDLISKTIIIDE; encoded by the coding sequence ATGGCAAAATGGAGAGATGTAAAACAAAATAAAGTTAAACAAAAAACTAACTCTATTAATAATCAAGAAAAAGTAACTACTTCTTCTTGTGCATCTCTTGGCTTGCGACTAAAAGCCTTTTTAACAGACTCATTTTTAATTACCACTCCTATTACTTATATAGTAATGTATTTAGTTTTAGGTGGGGGAGATGAGTTTTCACATAATAGAGCTTTTGGATGGACTTTGATTTTAGGTGTTAGTGCTACCATAATCACATTTTTTTGGTATGTGAAATTTCAAACACCTGGAATGAAAGCCTATGGAGTCAAAATTGTAAATGAAGACAAGCAAAGAATAACTTTTATTCAAGCTGTCATTCGATATTTGGCAACATTAATCTCAATGGTATCTATATTTTTAATGTTCATGCCATTTCTTCATAAAGAAAAGAAAACTTTCCAAGACTTAATTTCTAAGACTATTATCATTGACGAGTAG
- a CDS encoding polysaccharide deacetylase family protein, which translates to MKYLLLLCISYFYLSANAHVFVYHRFGDDRHQSTNTTLKELEKEFQYFKDHGYKVVPMMDIVNKLKNNQEIPDNWVAFNIDDSYKSFYENGLPLFKKYNYPFTLFVYVEATQKKYGDFMNWEQIKDASKYGEIALHSYAHKHLTKQNSKDIYEDTKLSYEIFEEKMGFKPKGYVYPYGEYDQRVKDVIKQFDFEYIANQSSGSVNKKSDRFDINRVALVGEVNLKEKLRYKTLDATWIEPKVTPKDGILKRIKVKVNPNIKNIKLYLSGYGWQDIKVKNGIIDVILNKKLKFSRNRVAISPNYYTISSKLLIK; encoded by the coding sequence ATGAAGTATCTACTACTTCTTTGTATTTCTTATTTTTATCTTAGTGCAAATGCACATGTATTTGTTTATCATAGATTTGGAGATGATAGACATCAAAGTACAAACACTACACTAAAAGAGTTAGAAAAAGAGTTTCAATACTTTAAAGATCATGGGTACAAAGTTGTACCTATGATGGATATTGTAAATAAACTTAAAAACAATCAAGAAATTCCTGATAATTGGGTGGCTTTTAATATTGATGACTCATACAAAAGTTTTTACGAAAATGGATTACCTCTTTTTAAAAAATATAACTATCCTTTTACTCTTTTTGTTTATGTTGAAGCAACACAAAAAAAATATGGTGATTTTATGAATTGGGAGCAAATAAAAGATGCTTCTAAATATGGTGAAATAGCTTTACATTCATATGCCCATAAACATCTTACAAAACAAAATAGTAAAGATATTTATGAAGATACAAAACTATCTTATGAAATCTTTGAAGAAAAAATGGGATTTAAACCAAAAGGTTATGTATATCCTTATGGAGAGTATGACCAAAGAGTAAAAGATGTAATCAAGCAATTTGATTTTGAATATATAGCAAACCAAAGCTCAGGTAGTGTAAATAAAAAAAGTGATAGATTTGATATAAATAGAGTTGCACTAGTAGGAGAGGTAAATCTAAAAGAGAAACTTCGATACAAAACACTAGATGCAACTTGGATTGAGCCAAAAGTAACTCCTAAAGATGGAATACTAAAAAGAATAAAAGTAAAAGTTAATCCAAATATAAAAAATATAAAATTATATCTTTCTGGTTATGGATGGCAGGATATAAAAGTAAAAAATGGTATAATAGACGTCATTTTAAATAAGAAGCTAAAGTTTTCTCGTAATCGAGTAGCCATTAGCCCTAACTACTATACAATTTCAAGTAAATTACTAATTAAATAA